In the Gammaproteobacteria bacterium genome, ATTTTTCATATAGTTCGAGTAGGCATAGACACGCATTATAAAATTCTCTCGTAACGCTTTGTCATTGAGCCTTCCTTCTTCTTCAACAGGCAAAGCTGGGAAAGTTTTCATCAATAATTCTGTAAATAAGCCGTTGCGCATTGTTTGATGAGCATGTCCATTTTCCTGATAGACTTTGACCCTGAACATTCCGCAACTGGGAGATTTTTTCATCAGGATATAACCACACATATCATTGGTTTTCTCCAGATGTTTTTTTGATGATTCTATTAATTTACCTGATAAGTCATGATTTTCATGTCCTTTAATCACTAATTTGGGAGCTGTGGGATTACCATACAGTCTCATTGTCGGTCTTGGAGTTGAGAAACCGGCAGAAACTTCAGGACAGTATTTAATAAATTCAAAATACCGACTTAACACATTGGTGCAGTATTTTGATTGTGTATGACCGCCATTGAACCTGACTTCGTCGCCAAGTAAACAAGAACTAATTCCTACTTTAATTTGATTATTCGACATTTTAGTTATACAAAAATATTTGATGTACAGGTATTATATTGTACAATTACACAAAATGTACAATATAAAAATCAGATTGATATGATTAGTATTACAGAATTATCTGAAAAAACAGGCGTCAATAGCGTGACACTAAGAGCTTGGGAAAGACGTTATGGCTTATTAAAACCTCAAAGAACTCCAAAAGGGCATCGATTTTATACACATGCTGATGTTGATAAAGTCATCAAAATTCTAAATTTAATAGAGCAGGGAGTCAGCGTTAGCAAGGTAAAGCCACTGTTGGATTCTGGAGTTGAAACTGCTGAATTGAGTGAAAACTGGCAACAGCATATTGACAGGGTCTTTCTGGCTTCTGAGTCGTTTAATAAAAACCGCATTGATCAAATATACCGAGAAATTAGTAAGGAATATCCTTTTTCTGTGAGTGCATTTCAGTTTTTTAAAGTTATTCTTAATGAATTAATTACCCGAAAAGACACAGGATTTCGTTCTGATTTCATGCAAAATATAATTCTCGATAATTTGAAACGGTCGAATTATTCTTATCAGCAATCTCACTCTTCTGAATTTAAGACAGTCATCTTCCTAAACTCAATGCAATTAGAGGGAAACGCTCTATTGTTGTCACTCATTTTGAAGGAAATCAATCATGAAGTAGAAATTTTTAAAAACTGTACTTTTAATCAAATATTTGAATATATGCGATACAACCCTATTGATCATTTCGTCTATATTGACAATAAGATGCTGGATTCAAATCAGCTCAAAAAAGAACTAAAAGACAATGATCTTGCTCAAATTTTTCTAGTTGGTGCTCAATTGAAACTCAATCAAGAAATGTTCAATTTTTCTAATTTATTGACTGTAGTAGCCAATCCGTTAGAAGTTTTTTCAATTATTAAAGGAGATTAAAATGGACCATAAAACCCTTTGGAGCACTTTTGTATTTTTGTTTTTTAATTTTTTAGCCCTCTATTTAGGTGCTCTTTTTACTGATGCCGGAGTCAATTCAGATTGGTATCAAAATGCTCAAAAAGCTCCCTGGACACCGCCTGGTTGGATGTTTGGCGCTGCATGGAGTTTGATTATGGTTTGTTATGCCTTGTACATGGCAAAAGTTTGGAATACTATATCAAATAGAAAAGTATTGATTGGTTTATATGCCTTTCAATGGGTACTGAATGTGCTCTGGAATCCTTTGTTTTTTTATTATCATTGGGTTTGGAGTGCAGAAATAGTTTTAATATTTTTAACTATCTTATTGATTTATAAGCTAATAGTATTTTCAAAATATGTAAAAACAGCCGGAATATTTTTACTTCCTTATATATTCTGGCTGTTCATTGCAAATTCCTTAAATCTCTATTTTGCAATAAAGAATTAAGCTATATGTACTACTAAATCTCTAGTTTTGAAATATCGGCAATCGCTAAAAATATCTGATTCAGCTCAGATAATATGGCCAACCGATTCAAGCGTACTTCCTGATCATCACTATTAACCATAACATTCTCGAAGAACTTATCAACCGGTTCTGCCAGAGAGGTGAGAAAGTTAAATGCATCTTGGTAATTTTGTGACTCAACCTCTTGGTTATAACGACGTTTGATAGACTCAATCGCACCAAACAGGTTCTTTTCTTGCTCTTCACTCAGCAAACGAATCGTGACTTTTTCAGGAATAGAGTCGTCAGATTTTTTCAGAATATTGCTGATACGCTTATTGGCCTCAGCCAGTGCTTGAGAGGAAGAGTCCTCTTTAAATTGAGCACACGCAGCGATTCGTTTGCTGATATCTGCTAAGTTTGCCGGTTTTAATGATAGAACCGCATCAACCACATCGTGACTAAATCCTTGTTCTAGATAATTATTTTTTAATCTTTGTAAAACGAAATCTTCAACTTCTGCTTTGATAGAGTCAACATTCAGATTTTGTACCGGAACTTGCCGAACACAAAACTCAATTAAGTCAAAAACATTTAAATTGAGTTCACCTTGTTGGATGATTTTGATAATTCCCAAAGTGGCACGGCGCAAAGCAAATGGGTCTTTATTTCCTGAAGGCTTCTTACCAGCTGCAAAAATACCACAAAGTGTATCCATTTTATCAGCAATTGCTGTTGCCTGAGCGAGTGCAGTTGTTGGTATGGAATCATTTGAAAATGCCGGCTTATATTGTTGGCGGATAGCGGTGCAGACGTCCTCGTTTTCACCTTGGCTTTGTGCATAATAGGCTCCCATGATCCCTTGTAAATCAGGGAACTCACCAACCATGTCAGTGAGCAAATCACATTTTAAAAGAGTTGAAATCCTTGCAGCATCTTCTTGATTTAATTCAAGTTTCTCAGATAAATATTTGAGTATTGATGCAACTCGGTCAGATTTATCAGCCAGAGAACCCAATTGTGTTTCAAACGTCATTTTTTTCAACATTTCAAAACGACTTTCGAGTGGCTGTTTGCGATCTTGTTCCCAGAAAAATCCGGCATCCGCCAAACGAGGGCGAATCACTTTTTCAAATCCTTTGATCACTTGTGATATATCTTTAGACTCAATATTTGCCAAAGCTATGAAATTGGGCATTAATTGATTGTTATTATCAAACACCGGGAAATATTTCTGATGCTTTTGCATGGATGAAATTAGTGCTTCAGCCGGAACTTGCAAGAATGATTCTTCAAAACTACCGGCAACCGCAACCGGATATTCAACAATAGAAGCAACTTCTTGTAGCAAATCCTCATCAATTTTTGCAACACCGTTGAGGGATGTTGCTACCTTTTCAACTTGTTGACGAATGCTTTCTTTTCGGCTTTCCTGATCGACATAAACTCTGACACTTTCCAATTGAGAAACGTAAGAATCTGAAGAATCGATGGTGATAAAATCAGGAAAGTGAAAACGATGACCACGGGTTTGATTGGATGCCGTAATCGAGAACATTTCAAATGGAATCACTTCGCTGTTTTTCAACAAAACCATCCAGTGAACCGGTCTGATGAATGCAAATTCATTATTTCCCCAACGCATTGGTTTAGGAATTGGCATTTTGCCAATACTGTTTTTAATAAACTCAGGCAATAATTCTGTTATATTTTTACCTTTTTCTTTAATGTCATAAACCAGCCATTCGCCTTTATCTGTTTTTAATGTTTGTAAATCAGAGACTTCAACACCAACAGATTTAGCAAACCCGATTGCTGCCGGTTTTGGGTTGCCGTTTTCATCAAATGCCGCAATAACAGCCGGTCCTTTTCGCTGAATAACTTTATCTGCCTGCATTTCATCAATATCATCCAGAATAAAAGCGAGTCTTCGAGGCGAAGCAAACCAACGGCTTTTGGATAAATTGAAGCCAATTTCCGCTTTTTGAAGTTCTTCAATGACACCGTTGTATAAACTTTCAGCTAATGAATTGAGTGATTTTGGAGGAAGTTCTTCAGTTCCTAGTTCAAATAAAATCTGAGTCATTTATTTTTCCTCCTTTTGTGTGTCTTTGCATCCTGGAAATCCAAGTTCTTCACGAATGAGATAGTACATTTCAGCAATGGCTTTGGACATCGTTCGAACGCGTAAGATGTATTGTTGTCTTTCGGTCACGCTAATCGCTTTTCTGGCATCCAGTAAGTTGAAAATGTGAGAGGCTTTAAGAACTTTTTCATAAGCAACCAAAGGCAATTTGGCATCAATCATTTTAAAGCATTCGGACTCGCAATTACCAAAGTCTTGCAGACACATTTCCACGTTTGCATATTCAAAATTGTAGGTTGACTGTTCAAATTCATTTTGGTGAAACACATCTCCATAAGTAACGGTTCCGTTTGGAGTTTCTGCCCAAATTAAATCATAAATGCTTTCCTTTTCCTGCAAATACATTGCCAGTCGTTCCAAACCATAAGTGATTTCGCCCATAACCGGTTTGCATTCCAAACCGCCAACTTGTTGAAAATAGGTGAATTGTGTGACTTCCATGCCATTCAACCAGACTTCCCAACCGAGTCCCCAGGCACCAAGAGTGGGGGATTCCCAGTTGTCTTCCAGAAAGCGAATGTCATGCAACAATGTATCTATTCCCAGTTCTTTCAAAGATTCCAAATACAATTCCTGAATATTATCAGGAGATGGTTTTAACACCACTTGGAACTGATAATAATGCTGAAGTCTGTTTGGATTCTCACCATAACGCCCGTCTGTAGGACGTCTGCAAGGCTGAACATAAGCACTATTCCAGGGCTCAGGACCAATAGAGCGTAAAAATGTCGCCGGATGAAAGGTGCCGGCACCGACTTCCAAATCCAAAGGTTGTACAATTACACAACCATTTTTTGCCCAGAAATTTTGTAGTTTTAAGATAATCTCTTGAAACGTCAACATATAGAATTGTCCATTTAGCTGTAAATCACAAGGTTGTGAATTATACTCACTTTGATGGTTAAACTCCAACATGGCTGAATGCTAATTTATTTTTTCAGCCATGTTTTTGATTTCTGTCGGAATTGTATGATTATTCGATAATTTTTATCGTAGAAATCATCTCAGCCATTTGCTCTAGTTCAGTTTGCAAAGATTGTGATTGGAACTCAGGATAGGGAATCATCGTCAGATAAAACACCACACCGTCTTTTAAAAATCTGCTGAAAGCAATATTTTTTATGTTATCACCGTCTTTGTGAATCAGATAAGAAACTCTTTGTCCATTGGGATTGGCCACCATTCTGTTTTCCTTCATATCTGCCATGAGAAAATCTGACTCTGAAACGGGTTCTGAATCATCATTTTTCTCAAGCATGTATGTTGAGGTTGCATAGACGGATTTATTTTTTGTCAGAAGATAATCGCCGTATTGTGAGTTTGGGCTGATTGTCCAGTTTTCATTTAATTGTAAATCAACTGCAACCGTTCCTTTGTTTCCCGAGTCATAGAGTTTTGCATTGTATGTTTCGGCATTGGAGAAAGAGGTTATCGTTAGTAATAAAAGTAAAAAATATTTCATGCTTAATTCATCTTTTTGTTCAATTTAGTAATATACGCTAATTTTTTTTAATGGGTGACAATGTTAGAGAAATTCTTAACAATTTATTGAAAGCGGAAATAAAAAACCAATTTGCTTAATATCGCCCTGGCAAAAGTTTATAATAGCAAAATTCTAAAAATATTTTGTAAATGTCAGAATCGAATCAATTACCAAAACTCAGTAAAGTTATCGTTTATGGTTTGGGTGCTATGGGGCGGCCAATAGCCAGAAATTTATATGAACACGGACTATTACTCGGTGTTAAGAATCGTACAGAGGGAATTGCAACAGGGCTTGCAAATGAACTCAATCTGGAGGATTTTGAATCCGAAGAAGATATGTTTGCTCAAGCTGATTGTGTACTCACTTGTGTTTCTGCTGACGATGATTTGTTGCAAATAATTGATGAAATCAAACCCTATTTGCAGAAAGACTCAGTGGTTATTGATTGTTCAACAGTGAGTTCCTGGACGGCGAAACAAATTGCAGCAGATTTAGAAAAACAAGATGTTGGTTTTATGGATGCGCCGGTTTCCGGTGGTGTGGAAGGAGCGAAAAAAGGCACTCTTTCCGTTATGGTTGGAGCTAATTTGAAAACGTATAAACGAGCCAATGATTTGTTTCATTCCATTGGATCGCAAGTGACATATATGGGAAAAGTCGGGCAAGGTCAAGCGACAAAAGCAGTCAATCAGGTCTTGGTTGCGGGTGTGGCTCAAGCGGTTTGTGAAGCTCTTGCTTTTGCGGAAAAATGTAAATTACCAATTGAAAAAACTGTAGAGGTCCTTTCATCAGGTGCAGCGGGGAACTGGTTTCTGGATAAACGTGGCATCACCATGTGTAAGGACGAGTTTGATAAAGGTTTCAAATTGGCTTTACTCCACAAAGATTTGAAAATTGTACAGAAAACTTTATTAGATATGCAATCTGAATCACAAATAGTTGAAAAAGGTTTAGTTGAATACAAACAATTGATGGAGCAGGGCTTTGGCGATTTGGATATTTCAGCGCTGATTAAGCTCAAAAGAAAGCAACTGCATAACGAGGAAGACTCATGACTGAGACAACAAACTCACAAACACATTTCGGTTATAAAACCGTAGCGGTCGAAGAAAAAGAAAAACTCGTCGGAGAAGTTTTTACTTCCGTTGCTGCCAAATATGACATCATGAATGACTTCATGTCATTAGGCATTCACAGGCTTTGGAAACGTCATTTTGTTTTAACCAGTGGTGTTGAAGAAGGTGCACAAGTGCTGGATTTAGCCGGTGGAACCGGCGACATTGCCAAGTTACTTGCACCGAAAGTTACCGATAAAGTTCATATCATTGTTGGTGATATCAACCAAGGAATGCTGGATGTTGGCAAAGACAGACTCATCGATGCCGGGCTTTGGGGGCAGGTGACAACTCAACAAATGAATGCGGAGTCTTTACCTTTTGAAGAGGACACTTTTGATTTGGTGACAATTGCTTTCGGATTGAGAAATGTGACCAACCAACAAAATGCACTGGATGAAATGTATCGTGTTTTGAAACCGGGCGGAAAACTGATGATTCTGGAATTCACACGGGTCAATTTGAAGTTTCTCAGCAAAATCTATGATATTTATTCCTTTAAAATCTTACCAAAGATTGGCGAAATTGTAGCTAATGATCGCGATTCCTATCAATATCTCGCCGAATCAATTCGCAAACATCCCGATCAGGAAACATTAAAATCAATGATGGAACAATCCGGTTTTGAACTTTGTAAAGTTGAAAATCTCAGTGGCGGAATTGTTGCTATTCATACAGGTTATAAAACATGACAACTAAACAATTACAGCAAAATCAGGAAAATTGGTTCGAGAAATTTTTTCTGGATAACCTCAATACTGCCATTCGCAAAACTTTATCTTATGACTACGAAGCAGTAAAAAAACTTCAGGTTTATGAAGGAAAAATTGTAAAAGTTGAGTTGGACTCAACACCTTTTGAGTTTTTTTTAAGTATTCAAAAAGATGGTATTGCCCTTAGTAAATACTCGAACTCAGAAGCGGATACCACGATCAAGGGTTCGCCGTTGGCTATTTTTGCGATGAATATGGAACAAACCGTTAGCGGAATTAAAAATGTTGAAATATATGGTGATGCCAATGTCGGGCAGTTTTTGGCAAAGTGGTTAAAAACTGTCAAACCCGATTGGGAAGAGGCTTGGTGTGAACTGCTTGGTGATGGCATGGGTGTCAGGGTTTCAAAAACCATCAATAGTGTTTTGGATTTTGGTAAAAAGTTTCGGGAATCGCTCGTCACAAGCAGTAAGGAGTATCTGGTCGAAGAATCCCGAGATTTGATTTCTCCAACCGAAATGGAACAGTTTTTGGATGATGTTGATGATTTGAAATCTGATGTTGACAGACTGGAACAACAAATTAATCTTCTTAAATCAACTTTATGAATCTACTGCGTCTCACTAAAATTCTGCACACGTTTGCGGATTATCGGGTTAAGGATTTGTTGCCTGAAAACAAACGCAAAAAGCGAATTCATTTATTGAGATTGCTTTCGCCTTTCGCTTCAAAAGGGAAAAAGTGTCAAAGTAATCCTGAAAAACTTCGCAAAGCTCTTGAACATTTAGGTCCTATTTTTGTGAAATTCGGGCAAGTGTTGTCCACACGTCCGGATTTGATACCATTGGAAATTACCAAAGAATTATCCAAACTGCAAGATGATGTCGAACCTTTTGCATGGAATGAAGCTAAAGAGTTTATCGAACATCAAATGGATCAACCATTAGATGAAATTTTCAGCTCCATTGATGAAAAGCCATTAGCATCGGCTTCAGTGGCACAGGTTCATGCTGCTGAGTTGAAAGATGGCAGAGAAGTTGTTATCAAAGTTCTGCGCCCCGGAATCAGAAAACAAGTCAGAAAAGACCTCGAATTGATGCGATCAGTAGCGAAAATAGCACGAACTTTCTGGAATCCCGGAGTTCAGGTTGATCCACTTGAAATTGTTGCTGAGTTTGAGAGAACCATTTACGATGAGCTTGATTTGCAAAGAGAAGCTGCAAATGCTTCGGTGCTTCGTAAGAATTTTAGTGACTCGAATGATTTGTACATTCCTGAAATTTACTGGCAATATTGCAAGGAAAAAGTCATGGTCATGGAACGGATTTATGCGATTCCAATTGGTCATTTTGACAAATTAAAAGCTGCCAATATTAACCTCAAAGTATTATCAGAAAAAGGTTTAAGACTGTTTTATACACAGGTTTTCAGAGATAATTTCTTTCATGCAGATATGCACCCGGGAAATATTTTTGTCAATCCGGCAAATCCCCAAGATCCACAAATTATCGTGCTTGATTTTGGTATTTGTGGTTCTTTGCCAAAAGGTCATAAAAGGGATTTGGCGAATAATTTTATGGCATTTTTTAATCAGGATTATCGTCGAATTGCAGAGCTGCACATTGAAGCCGGTTGGGTTCCTGCTGATACGCGTGTGGATGAATTGGAATCTGCAACCAGAACCATTTGTGAGCCATATTTTTCTCGTCCTATCAGCGAGATTTCTTTTGGCGAAGTGATGCTGAAAACTTTCGAAATGGCAAGAAAATTTAATTTGGTGATTCAACCTGAATTTATTCTTTTGCAAAAAACTTTGTTAAATATTGAGGGGTTAGGGAGGCAACTTTATCCGGAACTCGATATCTGGAAAACCTCCAAGCCGGTTTTAGCATCAATTATGCGGAAACAATACGGCATGGATGGGGCTTTGGAAACTTTAAAAAATAATCTTCCACGCTGGCTCGAACAAACCAGTGAAATCCCAACTTTGGTTCATGAAATATTGAGTCAACAAGCAAGACCTTTGACAAAACTTCAGCAAATTGAAAAAGCGAAAGCGGATAAACTCAAAGCTAAACAACAAAATAAAAAAGTTTATGCAATTCTTGCTTCCGGTTTCGGAATAATTTCAGCATTATTGTATAGTTTAACGACAGATGGCACTCAATATTTTGGAATGTCGACTCCAACAATCCTGACATCGCTTTTGACAATTGGCTTTGTTTATAAAGCAATTAAGAATTGAATTGATTCCAATTTGGTTTTTAAAATCAATTAGTTACAATATTTGCGCTTTCGTTTGAGA is a window encoding:
- the glyS gene encoding glycine--tRNA ligase subunit beta, whose product is MTQILFELGTEELPPKSLNSLAESLYNGVIEELQKAEIGFNLSKSRWFASPRRLAFILDDIDEMQADKVIQRKGPAVIAAFDENGNPKPAAIGFAKSVGVEVSDLQTLKTDKGEWLVYDIKEKGKNITELLPEFIKNSIGKMPIPKPMRWGNNEFAFIRPVHWMVLLKNSEVIPFEMFSITASNQTRGHRFHFPDFITIDSSDSYVSQLESVRVYVDQESRKESIRQQVEKVATSLNGVAKIDEDLLQEVASIVEYPVAVAGSFEESFLQVPAEALISSMQKHQKYFPVFDNNNQLMPNFIALANIESKDISQVIKGFEKVIRPRLADAGFFWEQDRKQPLESRFEMLKKMTFETQLGSLADKSDRVASILKYLSEKLELNQEDAARISTLLKCDLLTDMVGEFPDLQGIMGAYYAQSQGENEDVCTAIRQQYKPAFSNDSIPTTALAQATAIADKMDTLCGIFAAGKKPSGNKDPFALRRATLGIIKIIQQGELNLNVFDLIEFCVRQVPVQNLNVDSIKAEVEDFVLQRLKNNYLEQGFSHDVVDAVLSLKPANLADISKRIAACAQFKEDSSSQALAEANKRISNILKKSDDSIPEKVTIRLLSEEQEKNLFGAIESIKRRYNQEVESQNYQDAFNFLTSLAEPVDKFFENVMVNSDDQEVRLNRLAILSELNQIFLAIADISKLEI
- the ubiB gene encoding ubiquinone biosynthesis regulatory protein kinase UbiB; its protein translation is MNLLRLTKILHTFADYRVKDLLPENKRKKRIHLLRLLSPFASKGKKCQSNPEKLRKALEHLGPIFVKFGQVLSTRPDLIPLEITKELSKLQDDVEPFAWNEAKEFIEHQMDQPLDEIFSSIDEKPLASASVAQVHAAELKDGREVVIKVLRPGIRKQVRKDLELMRSVAKIARTFWNPGVQVDPLEIVAEFERTIYDELDLQREAANASVLRKNFSDSNDLYIPEIYWQYCKEKVMVMERIYAIPIGHFDKLKAANINLKVLSEKGLRLFYTQVFRDNFFHADMHPGNIFVNPANPQDPQIIVLDFGICGSLPKGHKRDLANNFMAFFNQDYRRIAELHIEAGWVPADTRVDELESATRTICEPYFSRPISEISFGEVMLKTFEMARKFNLVIQPEFILLQKTLLNIEGLGRQLYPELDIWKTSKPVLASIMRKQYGMDGALETLKNNLPRWLEQTSEIPTLVHEILSQQARPLTKLQQIEKAKADKLKAKQQNKKVYAILASGFGIISALLYSLTTDGTQYFGMSTPTILTSLLTIGFVYKAIKN
- a CDS encoding TspO/MBR family protein, with the protein product MDHKTLWSTFVFLFFNFLALYLGALFTDAGVNSDWYQNAQKAPWTPPGWMFGAAWSLIMVCYALYMAKVWNTISNRKVLIGLYAFQWVLNVLWNPLFFYYHWVWSAEIVLIFLTILLIYKLIVFSKYVKTAGIFLLPYIFWLFIANSLNLYFAIKN
- the ubiE gene encoding bifunctional demethylmenaquinone methyltransferase/2-methoxy-6-polyprenyl-1,4-benzoquinol methylase UbiE, producing the protein MTETTNSQTHFGYKTVAVEEKEKLVGEVFTSVAAKYDIMNDFMSLGIHRLWKRHFVLTSGVEEGAQVLDLAGGTGDIAKLLAPKVTDKVHIIVGDINQGMLDVGKDRLIDAGLWGQVTTQQMNAESLPFEEDTFDLVTIAFGLRNVTNQQNALDEMYRVLKPGGKLMILEFTRVNLKFLSKIYDIYSFKILPKIGEIVANDRDSYQYLAESIRKHPDQETLKSMMEQSGFELCKVENLSGGIVAIHTGYKT
- the glyQ gene encoding glycine--tRNA ligase subunit alpha, translated to MLTFQEIILKLQNFWAKNGCVIVQPLDLEVGAGTFHPATFLRSIGPEPWNSAYVQPCRRPTDGRYGENPNRLQHYYQFQVVLKPSPDNIQELYLESLKELGIDTLLHDIRFLEDNWESPTLGAWGLGWEVWLNGMEVTQFTYFQQVGGLECKPVMGEITYGLERLAMYLQEKESIYDLIWAETPNGTVTYGDVFHQNEFEQSTYNFEYANVEMCLQDFGNCESECFKMIDAKLPLVAYEKVLKASHIFNLLDARKAISVTERQQYILRVRTMSKAIAEMYYLIREELGFPGCKDTQKEEK
- a CDS encoding MerR family transcriptional regulator, with translation MISITELSEKTGVNSVTLRAWERRYGLLKPQRTPKGHRFYTHADVDKVIKILNLIEQGVSVSKVKPLLDSGVETAELSENWQQHIDRVFLASESFNKNRIDQIYREISKEYPFSVSAFQFFKVILNELITRKDTGFRSDFMQNIILDNLKRSNYSYQQSHSSEFKTVIFLNSMQLEGNALLLSLILKEINHEVEIFKNCTFNQIFEYMRYNPIDHFVYIDNKMLDSNQLKKELKDNDLAQIFLVGAQLKLNQEMFNFSNLLTVVANPLEVFSIIKGD
- a CDS encoding NAD(P)-dependent oxidoreductase → MSESNQLPKLSKVIVYGLGAMGRPIARNLYEHGLLLGVKNRTEGIATGLANELNLEDFESEEDMFAQADCVLTCVSADDDLLQIIDEIKPYLQKDSVVIDCSTVSSWTAKQIAADLEKQDVGFMDAPVSGGVEGAKKGTLSVMVGANLKTYKRANDLFHSIGSQVTYMGKVGQGQATKAVNQVLVAGVAQAVCEALAFAEKCKLPIEKTVEVLSSGAAGNWFLDKRGITMCKDEFDKGFKLALLHKDLKIVQKTLLDMQSESQIVEKGLVEYKQLMEQGFGDLDISALIKLKRKQLHNEEDS
- a CDS encoding DUF523 and DUF1722 domain-containing protein yields the protein MSNNQIKVGISSCLLGDEVRFNGGHTQSKYCTNVLSRYFEFIKYCPEVSAGFSTPRPTMRLYGNPTAPKLVIKGHENHDLSGKLIESSKKHLEKTNDMCGYILMKKSPSCGMFRVKVYQENGHAHQTMRNGLFTELLMKTFPALPVEEEGRLNDKALRENFIMRVYAYSNYMKNVHNSVKYGDIIKFHSRYKYMLMAHSQQEYRYLGKLLANSHNQNYEEVKTEYLSRFMRAIQTSPKRRNHINVLQHLFGYLKKHISSDIKSDILNVIEQYRKREVNLITPLTLLKHYFKQFGSEYLNSQYYLQPYPSELGLQNEI